The Schistosoma mansoni, WGS project CABG00000000 data, chromosome 1 unplaced supercontig 0071, strain Puerto Rico, whole genome shotgun sequence genome includes a window with the following:
- a CDS encoding Epa1p-like protein, producing MNKTENMINTALAVDNQLQTEVKPSEITLSHENNRSNNAQISKETSQTNMHTPDSISPEQNKVSCQTVTTEKLSPIGKLGNNRSMKTLHGPQQSSNSKTLSSLSSISISHNSKIKIPQFDGTTTNMPVSPIISSCSNEVKSTVNEKPISKYSNCMSSSMTLKTTNNVSKSCVSNTLNSPEIRRLRTITHSPVKSLANTISNNLNDFKINFISSTASKSSATSPILSKTNTSRTVSNGNCILQSPVHDSKTVLTEKIPKIPTSLSSSSSNSTAMLDSSLKKISKIVNKPKVNSEKLHRRTLHSNQITPPTSVPPPIPPRTTSRSQTHQGKMVILKPKCLSVTNSPYMSTQDDVGVSKNFVENSVNNHTGSSYNNYSLKIPSSPVNSSINNRKLNIHQLQSESLNELNNLNNDSKLSSVSSQWKRPIHSKIATAVGTLYKRPTEHSLMKSLMTSSKSISSSPSSLLSSAINLTTRDDMLSDSSKYTTNKICEQYKNLHNVNTLDTNGMNNEQMEQRLMYPTHNVSNYYNQTVDNTDLHAQFNTTTTTITTSMTPMKENRLIETSHKHQQCLSNLQKYSYDTQQFHFQLRNVAI from the exons ATGAACAAGACTGAGAATATGATAAATACAGCTTTAGCTGTTGATAATCAGTTACAGACAGAAGTGAAACCTTCAGAGATAACTTTATCTCATGAAAATAATCGTAGTAATAACGCACAAATAAGCAAAGAAACGTCCCAGACAAACATGCATACCCCTGACTCAATTTCACCAGAGCAAAATAAAGTTTCTTGTCAAACTGTTACAACAGAGAAGCTGTCTCCAATTGGCAAACTTGGAAACAATCGTTCAATGAAAACATTACATGGACCACAACAATCTTCAAATAGTAAGACGctgtcatcattatcatcgaTATCTATATCTCataattcaaaaataaaaataccTCAATTTGATGGTACTACAACAAATATGCCAGTGTCACCAATAATATCTTCTTGTTCTAATGAAGTTAAGAGTACAGTGAATGAAAAACCTATTTCCAAATATTCTAATTGTATGTCATCGTCTATGACATTGAAAACGACAAACAATGTTAGTAAATCCTGCGTTTCTAACACATTGAATTCCCCTGAGATCCGTCGTCTAAGAACTATAACTCATAGTCCAGTAAAGTCTCTTGCCAACACAATATCGAACAATCTAAATGActttaaaataaactttatttcATCAACTGCTTCAAAATCATCTGCAACATCACCGATTTTATCAAAAACTAACACTTCTAGAACAGTCTCTAATGGTAATTGTATTTTACAATCACCAGTGCATGATAGTAAAACTGTCTTAACTGAGAAGATCCCGAAGATCCCTACTTCtttgtcttcttcttcttcGAATAGCACAGCTATGTTAGATTCATCTTTGAAAAAGATCAGTAAAATTGTCAATAAACCTAAGGTTAATTCTGAGAAATTACATAGACGTACGCTTCATAGTAATCAAATTACACCTCCAACATCTGTACCACCACCAATACCACCACGTACTACATCAAGATCACAAACACATCAAGGTAAAATGGTGATATTAAAGCCTAAATGCCTTAGTGTTACCAACAGTCCTTACATGTCTACTCAAGATGATGTTGGTGTTTCTAAAAACTTTGTCGAAAACTCAGTAAATAATCATACAGGGAGTTCTTATAACAATTACTCATTGAAAATACCGTCATCTCCTGTAAATTCTTCTATAAATAATAGAAAATTGAATATTCATCAATTACAAAGTGAATCTTTGAATGAATTAAACAATTTGAATAATGATAGTAAATTATCATCCGTGTCTTCCCAATGGAAACGTCCAATTCATTCAAAAATAGCCACAGCTGTTGGAACACTTTATAAACGTCCTACAGAACATTCATTGATGAAATCTCTAATGACTTCATCAAAGTCgatatcatcatcaccatcatcattgtTATCTTCAGCGATTAATTTAACAACTCGTGATGATATGTTATCCGACTCATCGAAATATACTACTAACAAAATATGTGAACAGTATAAGAATTTGCATAATGTAAATACATTGGATACAAATGGTATGAATAATGAACAAATGGAACAGAGATTAATGTATCCAACACATAATGTATctaattattataatcaaacagTAGATAATACTGATTTACATGCTCAattcaatactactactactacaataaCAACATCAATGACACCGATGAAAGAGAATAGATTAATTGAAACATCACATAAACATCAACAATGTTTATcaaatttacaaaaatattcaTATGATACTCAACA atttcattttcaattacGTAATGTTGCGATATAG